The Acidicapsa acidisoli genome contains a region encoding:
- a CDS encoding multicopper oxidase family protein codes for MAKMNRRSFLASASALLASQSLRGLSPMQANQTGAKPVGKADHSLRIEPCTLEIGKGVTIKTTSYNGQVPGPLLRLRQGVPVTIDVTNSSSLPEIAHWHGLTTDPINDGAMEEGSPMIPVGGTLRYTLTPNPAGTRWYHTHAGAFDNLAAGTYSGQFGFLLVDGKEQPAHYDQEVNLAIHHWEPSFVPMVETMRSESANMPLTSGSDVGYRYATMNAHMLGHGEPLRVKQGQRVLLRLLNASATENVLLALPGHQFKVIAMDGNPVPNPKSVEVLSLAVAERVDAVVEMNAPGIWVLGSTLEKSRQMGLGIVVEYAGKTGAPIWKDPTPVEWDYSQFAGGESAQPAPAPEDTFTLTFRDIGAKKGSNFDVWTINNKSWPEIEPLSVQAGKRYRMILRNGSGDQHPIHMHRHSFEVVRIGDKSMSGLMKDVINIMPLDTVAVDFVANNPGDTLMHCHQQLHMDYGFMWLLKYSS; via the coding sequence ATGGCAAAGATGAATCGTAGAAGCTTTCTCGCGTCGGCGAGTGCGTTGCTCGCAAGTCAATCCCTTCGCGGACTGTCTCCAATGCAGGCGAACCAGACTGGCGCGAAGCCGGTGGGCAAGGCCGACCACTCTCTGCGCATCGAACCGTGCACGCTAGAGATTGGCAAGGGCGTGACGATCAAGACAACTTCCTACAACGGTCAGGTACCGGGCCCGTTGTTGCGCTTGCGTCAGGGCGTCCCTGTAACGATTGATGTGACGAACTCCAGTTCCCTTCCTGAGATCGCGCACTGGCACGGGCTCACCACTGACCCGATCAACGACGGCGCGATGGAAGAGGGTTCGCCGATGATTCCGGTCGGCGGGACGCTTCGTTACACCCTTACTCCGAATCCCGCCGGGACTCGCTGGTATCACACGCACGCTGGAGCCTTTGACAATCTGGCGGCGGGCACTTACTCCGGACAGTTTGGCTTTCTGCTGGTCGATGGCAAGGAGCAGCCGGCGCACTACGACCAGGAGGTCAATCTCGCCATTCATCATTGGGAGCCCTCGTTCGTCCCCATGGTCGAGACGATGCGCAGCGAATCCGCAAATATGCCGCTTACGTCCGGGTCGGACGTAGGCTATCGGTACGCGACAATGAACGCGCACATGCTGGGCCACGGAGAGCCGCTGCGAGTGAAGCAGGGCCAGCGCGTGTTGCTGCGCCTGCTCAACGCAAGCGCGACTGAAAACGTTCTATTGGCGCTGCCAGGCCATCAGTTCAAGGTAATTGCTATGGATGGCAATCCAGTTCCTAATCCCAAAAGCGTCGAAGTGCTGTCGCTTGCCGTCGCGGAGCGAGTAGACGCAGTCGTCGAGATGAATGCGCCAGGGATCTGGGTGCTCGGTTCTACTCTCGAAAAGTCGCGCCAGATGGGATTAGGCATAGTGGTCGAATACGCAGGGAAAACTGGCGCCCCGATATGGAAAGACCCGACCCCTGTGGAATGGGACTACTCGCAGTTTGCCGGCGGAGAGTCTGCGCAGCCAGCTCCAGCGCCTGAGGATACATTTACGCTCACCTTTCGCGATATTGGCGCCAAGAAGGGTTCCAACTTCGATGTGTGGACGATCAACAACAAGTCGTGGCCGGAGATTGAGCCGCTCTCAGTGCAGGCGGGCAAGCGCTATCGGATGATTCTTCGCAATGGCAGCGGCGATCAGCATCCTATCCACATGCATCGGCATAGTTTCGAAGTGGTTCGTATCGGGGACAAGTCGATGAGCGGGCTGATGAAAGACGTCATCAACATCATGCCGCTGGATACGGTTGCGGTGGACTTTGTTGCGAACAATCCTGGTGACACGCTGATGCATTGCCATCAGCAGTTGCACATGGATTACGGATTTATGTGGTTGCTTAAATACTCGAGTTAG
- a CDS encoding c-type cytochrome → MKSFRYLAILATATGLVAFQAAKSPVHAAFSASPGRMNASSQVAQPAAANPTADNIGAASYAKHCAICHGDHREGILPAFPPLVGIKHQMTDQQITTLIHSGKGRMPGLPGVQNEELAALLQYLASSTEITPAVTAGAGANRKGIQLTGEAAAGGALFLQNCAFCHGRDAMGGETGPDLTQSKLVLEDKDGSQISGVVREGRIEKKMPAFQFSSPELVSLVAFIRARVTAAASMKGGRRGVAVSDLQTGNVEAGKKYFNGAGGCAKCHSPTGDLAGVARRHEGLQLEERMLYPRDAKSTVVVTLPSGEKIAGTLAYQDEFTVGLRDKDGSYRSWPTERVKYKVDSPVDAHVEQFPKYTDDDIHNLMAYLQTLR, encoded by the coding sequence ATGAAGAGTTTCAGATATCTTGCAATCTTGGCGACTGCCACGGGACTGGTCGCGTTTCAGGCAGCCAAGTCACCTGTCCATGCTGCATTCAGTGCTTCTCCGGGCCGCATGAATGCGAGCAGCCAGGTGGCCCAGCCTGCTGCGGCGAATCCGACCGCTGATAACATCGGTGCGGCTTCATACGCAAAGCACTGTGCGATTTGTCACGGAGATCACCGCGAAGGCATTCTGCCCGCGTTTCCACCGCTGGTGGGCATCAAACACCAGATGACAGACCAGCAGATTACGACTCTGATTCACTCCGGCAAAGGCCGTATGCCCGGACTGCCGGGGGTGCAGAACGAAGAGTTGGCCGCATTGCTGCAGTATCTGGCGAGCAGTACAGAGATCACCCCTGCCGTGACTGCCGGAGCAGGAGCAAATCGCAAAGGCATCCAACTTACCGGCGAGGCTGCGGCAGGCGGTGCGCTTTTCCTGCAGAACTGCGCCTTCTGTCACGGACGCGATGCGATGGGCGGCGAGACTGGGCCAGATCTCACCCAGTCAAAGCTGGTCTTGGAGGACAAAGACGGCTCCCAGATATCGGGGGTTGTGCGAGAGGGACGGATTGAAAAGAAAATGCCGGCCTTCCAGTTCTCCAGTCCGGAACTTGTAAGCCTTGTGGCTTTCATTCGGGCGCGAGTCACTGCCGCAGCATCAATGAAAGGCGGCCGGCGCGGCGTGGCTGTCTCCGACCTGCAAACCGGCAACGTTGAAGCGGGCAAGAAATACTTCAACGGGGCTGGAGGCTGCGCAAAATGCCACTCGCCGACCGGCGATCTGGCTGGCGTGGCAAGGCGCCACGAGGGGCTTCAGCTTGAAGAACGAATGCTGTATCCAAGAGACGCGAAGAGCACAGTGGTCGTGACACTCCCTTCGGGAGAAAAGATCGCCGGTACTCTCGCCTATCAAGATGAGTTCACCGTCGGTCTTCGCGATAAGGACGGAAGTTATCGATCATGGCCGACTGAACGCGTCAAATACAAGGTCGATTCGCCGGTAGATGCGCACGTGGAGCAATTTCCCAAGTACACTGACGACGATATTCACAACCTGATGGCGTACCTGCAGACTCTTCGATGA
- a CDS encoding acido-empty-quinoprotein group A, with protein sequence MKLVHSPGLAAIAVLALLAGSCPLVAQYLEPAQLLHPSPESWPLYHGDYSGMRHSHLTQITPQNVGRLGMAWAFQTNQSAEIKSSPLLVDGILYFTVPDNIWAVDARSGHVIWHYNHPTTEGLHIGHRGVAIYKGWLYFVTPDAHLISLNAKDGSVRWTKEIADVTKGYWTTLAPLIVKNHVIVGVSGDFDNLTGYLRSYDPETGETQWQWNSTPPVGTPNSTTGGMTWMTGTYDPELNLIFWGTGNPTPVLSGATRPGDDHWTCSIVALNPDSGQLAWGYQVSPHDTHDWDAVETPVLVDADFHGQPRKMLMQTSRNGYFFVLDRTNGKSLLTTPYGPTNWALGIDKDGKPIPNPDKEPKPDGRLIAPDEGGLTNYRSPSFDSKTGLFIVDAHPSWSIYFAKPADGEYGWAGADYGVWGKGVIDAIDYQTGKIRWSHEVGRGGSGAGVLTTDSGLTITGDAEGNVLILATSDGKTLWHAGTGASIQSSPIAYELDGREYLMTSSGGVLFAWALPQGPSVADRSEIHTH encoded by the coding sequence ATGAAATTGGTCCACTCGCCGGGTCTTGCAGCCATTGCGGTTCTCGCACTGCTGGCGGGATCATGTCCGCTGGTGGCGCAGTATCTAGAACCGGCGCAGTTGCTGCATCCTTCGCCGGAGAGCTGGCCGCTCTATCATGGTGACTATTCCGGCATGAGGCACAGTCATCTCACCCAGATCACGCCGCAAAATGTTGGCAGACTCGGCATGGCGTGGGCCTTCCAGACCAATCAGTCTGCGGAGATCAAGTCCTCTCCACTGCTGGTCGACGGAATCTTGTACTTCACGGTGCCCGACAACATCTGGGCCGTGGATGCGCGATCTGGACATGTGATCTGGCACTACAATCACCCAACTACTGAGGGCCTGCACATCGGGCATCGCGGTGTCGCGATATACAAAGGCTGGCTCTACTTTGTTACGCCAGATGCTCACCTGATTTCGCTGAACGCGAAGGACGGCAGTGTGCGCTGGACGAAAGAGATTGCGGACGTGACCAAGGGCTACTGGACGACACTGGCCCCGTTGATCGTCAAGAATCATGTGATCGTTGGCGTCTCCGGCGACTTCGATAACCTGACCGGCTATCTTCGCTCTTACGATCCTGAGACTGGCGAAACGCAATGGCAGTGGAACAGCACTCCGCCCGTGGGAACTCCGAACAGCACGACCGGGGGCATGACCTGGATGACCGGTACCTATGACCCCGAGTTGAATCTGATCTTCTGGGGTACGGGAAATCCAACGCCGGTGTTGAGTGGGGCGACACGGCCAGGGGACGATCATTGGACTTGCAGCATCGTTGCGCTCAACCCGGATAGCGGACAACTGGCGTGGGGTTATCAGGTTTCGCCGCATGACACGCACGACTGGGACGCGGTGGAAACTCCCGTGCTTGTTGATGCAGATTTTCATGGACAGCCACGCAAGATGCTGATGCAGACCTCGCGCAACGGCTACTTCTTTGTGCTGGATCGCACGAACGGCAAGAGTCTGTTGACGACTCCGTACGGTCCGACAAATTGGGCTCTCGGAATCGATAAAGATGGAAAGCCGATTCCAAATCCCGACAAGGAACCCAAACCAGATGGACGTCTGATTGCTCCGGACGAGGGCGGACTGACCAACTATCGGTCTCCCAGTTTCGACTCGAAGACCGGGTTGTTCATTGTGGACGCCCATCCGAGTTGGAGCATCTATTTTGCCAAGCCTGCGGACGGAGAGTACGGTTGGGCTGGTGCGGACTATGGAGTCTGGGGCAAAGGCGTCATTGATGCCATCGACTATCAGACGGGCAAGATTCGCTGGAGTCATGAGGTTGGACGAGGCGGATCTGGAGCGGGCGTATTGACCACCGATTCCGGACTCACTATCACTGGGGATGCGGAAGGCAATGTTCTGATATTGGCGACCAGCGACGGCAAAACGCTGTGGCACGCCGGCACTGGTGCCTCGATTCAGAGTTCCCCGATTGCCTACGAACTGGATGGCCGCGAGTATCTGATGACCAGCAGCGGAGGGGTGTTGTTCGCATGGGCACTACCACAAGGACCGTCTGTCGCCGATCGCTCTGAAATTCACACTCACTAG
- a CDS encoding acido-empty-quinoprotein group A, translating into MKSLKLTSNLATLAILALVSFSRPSLSQNLESSQIAHPSPDSWPLYHGDYSGKRHSSLTQVTRENVGDLTLAWAFQTNQGAQIKSSPLLVDGILYFTVPDNIWAVDARSGHMLWHFNHPTTEGDHIGHRGVAMYKGWLYFATPDAHLISLNAKDGTVRWDKIIADVKKGYWSTTAPLVVRNHVIAGVGGDLDNLPGYLRSFDPDTGEVQWDWYATTPTGTPQGTTGGTTWMTGTYDPELNLVYWGTGNPTPVLNGKTRPGDDTWTCSIVALDPETGKLVWGFSASPHDTHDWDAVETPVLVDADFHGQPRKMLMQSSRNGYFFVLDRTNGKSLLTAPFGPTNWALGIDKEGRPIPNPDKEPKPDGRLIAPDEGGMTNYRSPSFDPKTGLFIVDAHPSWSIYFAKPADGDYGWAGADYGVWGKGVIEAIDYQTGKIRWSHEVGKGGSGAGVLTTDSGLAFTGDSTGNILALSTADGKTLWHAGTGAPMQTSPITYELDGRQYLVTGSGSVMFAWALPQSLVKAERAEVRAR; encoded by the coding sequence ATGAAGTCGCTGAAACTTACATCGAATCTCGCCACACTCGCGATCCTTGCACTCGTCTCCTTTTCGCGCCCCTCTCTGTCGCAGAATCTGGAGTCCTCTCAAATCGCGCATCCATCTCCTGATAGCTGGCCGCTGTATCACGGAGATTACTCCGGAAAGCGACACAGCAGCCTGACTCAGGTCACGCGCGAAAACGTCGGCGATCTCACTCTGGCGTGGGCGTTTCAAACCAACCAGGGTGCGCAGATCAAGTCTTCGCCGCTGCTCGTGGATGGAATTCTGTACTTTACAGTTCCCGACAACATATGGGCGGTCGACGCCCGGTCGGGGCACATGCTCTGGCATTTCAACCACCCGACCACAGAAGGCGATCACATCGGCCATCGCGGCGTGGCGATGTATAAGGGCTGGCTCTACTTCGCCACTCCCGATGCTCATTTGATTTCGCTGAATGCAAAAGACGGGACGGTACGTTGGGACAAGATCATCGCGGACGTCAAAAAGGGCTACTGGTCCACAACGGCTCCGCTGGTGGTACGAAACCACGTGATTGCCGGGGTTGGCGGCGATCTGGACAATCTGCCGGGATATCTGCGTTCCTTCGATCCCGATACTGGGGAGGTGCAATGGGATTGGTACGCGACGACTCCAACTGGAACTCCGCAGGGCACAACCGGCGGCACGACCTGGATGACTGGCACCTATGATCCCGAACTGAACCTGGTCTACTGGGGCACGGGAAATCCCACACCTGTATTGAACGGCAAAACTCGGCCAGGGGATGACACCTGGACATGCAGCATCGTTGCATTGGACCCTGAGACCGGCAAGCTGGTGTGGGGCTTCTCCGCCTCGCCACATGACACACATGACTGGGACGCAGTCGAAACACCAGTGCTGGTAGATGCAGACTTTCATGGGCAGCCGCGAAAGATGTTGATGCAAAGCTCTCGCAACGGCTACTTTTTTGTACTGGACCGCACCAATGGCAAGAGCCTGCTAACCGCTCCCTTCGGACCAACGAATTGGGCACTTGGGATCGACAAGGAGGGACGTCCGATTCCGAATCCGGACAAGGAGCCCAAGCCGGATGGCCGTCTGATCGCACCAGACGAAGGGGGCATGACGAACTATCGCTCCCCCAGCTTCGATCCCAAGACCGGTCTGTTTATCGTTGACGCGCATCCCAGCTGGAGTATCTATTTTGCTAAGCCTGCCGATGGAGATTATGGCTGGGCGGGTGCTGATTACGGCGTTTGGGGCAAGGGTGTTATCGAGGCCATCGACTATCAAACCGGCAAAATCCGCTGGAGCCATGAGGTAGGCAAGGGCGGCTCAGGCGCGGGCGTGTTGACCACGGACTCGGGACTCGCCTTTACGGGAGATTCGACAGGAAATATTCTGGCGCTGAGCACTGCCGACGGCAAGACCCTGTGGCACGCGGGCACCGGCGCGCCAATGCAAACCTCTCCCATTACTTACGAATTGGATGGACGCCAGTATCTCGTAACTGGGAGCGGCAGCGTAATGTTTGCCTGGGCTTTGCCACAAAGCCTTGTCAAGGCCGAACGTGCTGAAGTTCGGGCGCGCTAA
- a CDS encoding acyloxyacyl hydrolase: protein MESELIFEGLASYGNYRIFAAGTGSKLYTGGVEYDRHSWGSFLGARVDYVAEILPLVLLDTPTKSYPWGYPETTARHIVPGLGISPIGFRMMWRPQKAIRPYITAKGGMIGFTEKVLATNASYESFSLQSGFGVQVMMKKRIGLRLGLWGDYHFSNAFVVPVNPGIDVMNANLGLSYHFGG, encoded by the coding sequence GTGGAGAGTGAACTCATTTTCGAAGGTCTGGCTTCCTATGGCAACTACAGGATCTTTGCCGCCGGAACGGGCAGTAAACTCTATACGGGCGGCGTGGAGTACGACCGCCACTCCTGGGGTTCCTTCCTTGGCGCACGGGTGGACTACGTTGCGGAGATTCTGCCCCTGGTGCTTCTGGATACACCGACAAAATCCTATCCCTGGGGCTATCCCGAAACCACCGCCCGCCACATCGTGCCCGGACTTGGAATTTCACCAATAGGTTTCCGCATGATGTGGCGTCCACAAAAAGCCATACGGCCATACATTACTGCCAAAGGCGGAATGATTGGATTCACTGAAAAAGTTCTCGCGACAAATGCTTCATACGAAAGCTTCAGCCTGCAATCCGGTTTCGGTGTGCAGGTCATGATGAAGAAGCGAATCGGACTGCGCCTGGGCCTCTGGGGCGACTATCATTTTTCGAATGCTTTTGTGGTGCCTGTAAATCCCGGAATCGACGTCATGAACGCAAATCTTGGACTGAGCTACCATTTCGGAGGCTAG
- a CDS encoding sulfite exporter TauE/SafE family protein produces MQYFIGFVIALFIALTGVGAGTVTVPVLVLFLGVPAPVAVGIGLMFSTAVKLILVPAQIVRRNVSWRTLGFMLLGGAPGVLIGSLFLKHLVNAGSQNLLNALLGAILVSTASWQLVYSFRPMQQNSSAKDRSRLLPWLMLPVGAEVGFSSAGAGALGSAALLSLTPLAPAEVVGTDIAFGFVVSLVGSGAHWFSQASNPELLLHLIAGGVFGAVTGTMLTNRIPRRPLRFALWIWLLVLGGQFLFNSYQVWAAAR; encoded by the coding sequence ATGCAGTACTTCATCGGATTCGTTATAGCACTCTTCATCGCGCTGACGGGAGTCGGTGCCGGTACTGTCACCGTGCCTGTCCTCGTGCTGTTTCTGGGAGTACCCGCGCCAGTTGCGGTCGGAATCGGACTGATGTTTTCGACGGCTGTCAAACTGATTCTGGTTCCCGCGCAGATCGTTCGCCGTAACGTTTCCTGGCGCACTCTCGGCTTCATGCTTCTGGGCGGAGCACCAGGAGTTCTCATCGGTTCACTGTTCCTCAAACATCTTGTCAACGCCGGCTCGCAGAACCTGCTGAATGCGCTACTCGGTGCAATCCTTGTGAGCACCGCAAGCTGGCAGCTTGTTTATTCTTTCAGGCCCATGCAGCAGAATTCGAGTGCGAAGGATCGCAGCCGCTTGTTGCCATGGCTGATGCTTCCGGTCGGTGCTGAAGTTGGATTTTCATCGGCAGGCGCCGGTGCACTGGGCAGCGCTGCGCTGCTCAGCCTTACTCCGTTGGCTCCGGCAGAGGTCGTCGGTACGGATATTGCGTTCGGTTTCGTCGTTTCGCTGGTCGGCAGCGGGGCGCATTGGTTTTCGCAGGCGTCAAACCCGGAACTTCTCCTGCATCTCATCGCTGGCGGCGTATTCGGAGCGGTTACCGGTACTATGCTGACGAACAGAATTCCGCGCCGGCCTCTGCGCTTCGCACTCTGGATTTGGTTGCTTGTTCTTGGAGGGCAGTTCCTCTTTAACAGCTATCAGGTCTGGGCCGCGGCTCGCTGA
- a CDS encoding phosphoadenylyl-sulfate reductase — protein MSTSEIQALASAKVDKVRATLAQAITGAQDVCLTCSFQAEDVLLTKLAIEFDPQIPILFLDTGYHFAETYSYRDKIAADWGLNLINLLPEKTVAEQELEHGLLYRSAPDQCCKLRKVEPLFKAVAEYNVWLTGLRREQARSRAALEESAMFTLPGGKQVRKLAPLAEWTTRDVWYACEQLSIPLLSLYERGYSSIGCEPCTTIPLDPNDPRSGRWAGQKVECGIHIEAAPAN, from the coding sequence ATGAGCACCTCGGAGATACAAGCGCTGGCAAGCGCCAAGGTTGATAAAGTACGCGCAACTCTCGCACAAGCAATTACGGGTGCTCAAGATGTCTGCCTGACATGCAGCTTCCAGGCAGAAGATGTGTTGCTCACGAAGTTGGCTATCGAATTCGATCCGCAGATTCCAATCCTCTTCCTCGATACCGGCTATCATTTCGCAGAAACCTATTCGTACCGAGACAAAATCGCAGCAGATTGGGGTCTGAATCTCATCAATCTGCTGCCTGAGAAAACCGTCGCCGAGCAGGAACTGGAGCATGGTCTGCTCTATCGCTCAGCCCCGGACCAATGCTGCAAATTGCGCAAGGTCGAGCCGCTCTTCAAAGCAGTCGCCGAATACAACGTATGGCTGACTGGTTTGCGCCGCGAGCAGGCTAGAAGCCGCGCCGCGCTGGAAGAATCTGCGATGTTCACCTTGCCGGGCGGCAAGCAGGTGCGAAAGCTTGCGCCCCTCGCAGAATGGACGACGCGCGATGTCTGGTACGCCTGCGAGCAACTGAGTATCCCGTTGCTCTCGCTCTATGAACGCGGCTATTCGTCAATCGGCTGTGAGCCATGTACTACGATTCCGCTCGATCCCAACGATCCGCGTTCCGGACGCTGGGCCGGTCAAAAAGTTGAATGCGGCATCCACATTGAAGCGGCGCCAGCCAACTAA